The following coding sequences are from one Bacteroidales bacterium window:
- a CDS encoding protease inhibitor I42 family protein, producing MKTLVFIMLTLSVSFSECKQLSDGTKDQTKMDFEIKVHERFKIKLESNPTTGYQWKWSNKQDISIVDSTNWRYVADFPVRTGSGGKEIWTFEGIKTGIDTIKMEYYRSWEKNVPSAESKTFIVQVR from the coding sequence ATGAAAACATTAGTTTTTATTATGCTTACTTTATCAGTAAGTTTTTCAGAATGTAAACAGTTATCTGATGGAACAAAAGATCAAACCAAAATGGATTTTGAAATAAAAGTTCATGAACGTTTTAAAATTAAATTAGAATCCAACCCTACTACCGGGTATCAATGGAAATGGTCAAACAAACAGGATATTTCTATTGTCGATTCCACTAATTGGCGATATGTTGCTGATTTCCCGGTCAGAACAGGAAGCGGAGGAAAGGAAATATGGACATTTGAAGGAATCAAGACCGGAATTGATACTATAAAAATGGAATACTACAGGTCGTGGGAAAAAAATGTTCCTTCGGCAGAATCCAAAACCTTTATTGTACAAGTCAGATAG
- a CDS encoding ABC transporter permease, with product MLKNLFKTAVRYLFKHFGYSALNILGLTLGITSALFLIIYSFNEISYDRYHEKAGRIYRVSSKITESDDQFTWIVAQIPFGPQCAQDYPEVEAYVRFIPMDRAVFKYEDNEFTEEKFFYVDSTLFDIFTYPVIKGEVKSAIREPNKIVLTEKIAARYFGDADPIGKVLQSGDKSYEVTGVIKNVPNNSHFRFDAVTSRSNLPKELGSWGNFGVFTYILLPENTDVKAFEKKMQGMYDKYMKPIFEKMNIKIEYILEPVTRIHLYSTNSGEPEPTGSIRYVYIFFIVAVLLVMIAAMNYMNLATARSTRRAREVGLRKVVGSARGPIIMQFLSESVVFTVFSMIISLILVAVLLPKFNILAGRTFDFHVLYSPVVLITLTVILLIVGIAGGSYPAFFLSRFSPVTVLKGEITQGKAGSSFRKILVIIQFAASVIMIICTLVVFRQLHYMKNMDQGFDQKNVVTLQLDGPLSRKYPVLKQALLENKDIVHVTSTNTPIGEGSPKVIFNVETEQGMETRGVNFAVVDHDFIETMGIKIKSGRDFREDMPSDTLSSIVVNQTFANRMAWKDPIGKKMELGDSNTLRARVIGVMDDYHQTGMYNQVESLVLVYREMNNVIYIKLSGENTRATLDFIKSTWNDIFPDQPYNYTYLTDRFNNQFDADEKRGLIFTLFTLLAILIACLGLFGLASYMVEQRTKEIGIRKVFGAGEGKILQLISRDFLYLVIAGIVIAVPVAMYIMNKWLENYIYRIHIGVLLIVLATSLTIVITFLTIGYKAYQAAIMNPASSIKTE from the coding sequence ATGTTAAAAAACCTGTTCAAAACCGCAGTTCGTTATCTTTTCAAACACTTTGGATACAGTGCATTGAACATTCTCGGACTGACCCTCGGAATTACAAGCGCCCTATTCCTGATCATATATTCATTTAATGAAATCAGTTACGACCGGTATCATGAAAAAGCCGGCAGAATTTACAGGGTATCTTCTAAGATAACTGAATCTGATGACCAGTTTACATGGATAGTGGCTCAAATACCATTCGGGCCTCAATGCGCCCAGGATTACCCTGAGGTGGAAGCCTATGTAAGGTTTATTCCAATGGACCGTGCGGTATTCAAATATGAAGATAACGAATTCACTGAAGAAAAATTCTTTTATGTTGATTCAACGCTGTTTGACATTTTTACCTATCCTGTTATCAAAGGCGAGGTGAAATCCGCCATAAGAGAACCGAATAAAATTGTTCTGACAGAGAAAATCGCCGCACGATATTTCGGCGATGCCGATCCGATAGGAAAAGTGCTGCAATCGGGCGACAAATCCTATGAAGTAACCGGTGTCATTAAGAACGTACCCAATAACTCGCACTTCCGTTTTGATGCGGTGACTTCGCGAAGCAACCTTCCGAAAGAACTGGGTTCATGGGGTAATTTCGGAGTCTTTACCTACATTCTGCTTCCTGAAAATACAGACGTTAAGGCGTTTGAGAAAAAAATGCAGGGCATGTACGACAAGTACATGAAGCCGATATTTGAAAAAATGAATATAAAAATCGAATACATACTGGAACCGGTAACCCGTATACACCTGTATTCGACTAATAGCGGAGAACCTGAACCTACCGGCAGCATCAGGTATGTATACATTTTCTTTATAGTTGCTGTTTTGCTCGTGATGATAGCGGCCATGAATTACATGAATCTTGCAACTGCCCGGTCGACCCGCCGTGCCAGGGAAGTAGGCCTCCGAAAAGTTGTCGGATCGGCCAGAGGGCCCATTATAATGCAGTTTCTTTCAGAATCGGTTGTATTCACTGTTTTTTCGATGATCATCAGCCTCATCCTTGTGGCTGTATTGCTGCCAAAGTTTAACATACTTGCCGGCCGGACATTTGACTTTCATGTACTTTATTCACCGGTAGTCCTGATTACATTAACAGTGATTCTCCTGATTGTCGGAATTGCAGGAGGAAGTTACCCGGCGTTCTTCCTTTCAAGGTTCAGTCCGGTTACCGTATTAAAGGGTGAAATCACCCAGGGCAAAGCAGGAAGTTCATTCAGGAAAATACTTGTGATCATACAGTTTGCCGCCTCGGTAATCATGATCATCTGTACACTTGTAGTTTTCAGACAGCTCCATTACATGAAAAATATGGACCAGGGTTTTGATCAGAAGAATGTCGTTACACTGCAACTGGATGGTCCTCTCAGCCGGAAATATCCTGTTCTGAAACAGGCATTGCTCGAAAATAAAGATATTGTGCATGTCACTTCAACGAATACACCCATAGGTGAAGGGTCTCCGAAAGTTATTTTCAATGTTGAAACAGAACAGGGAATGGAAACCCGGGGCGTTAACTTTGCCGTGGTCGATCATGATTTCATTGAAACTATGGGGATAAAAATAAAGAGCGGCAGAGATTTCAGAGAAGACATGCCTTCAGATACCCTGTCATCGATTGTGGTTAACCAGACATTTGCAAACCGGATGGCATGGAAAGACCCGATCGGGAAAAAGATGGAACTCGGAGATTCAAACACGCTGCGTGCAAGGGTAATAGGCGTAATGGACGATTATCACCAGACAGGAATGTACAACCAGGTTGAATCGCTTGTACTGGTTTACCGCGAGATGAACAACGTGATTTATATTAAACTAAGCGGAGAAAATACAAGGGCAACCCTTGATTTTATAAAATCAACATGGAACGACATTTTTCCTGATCAGCCTTACAACTACACATACCTCACCGATCGGTTCAATAACCAGTTTGATGCCGATGAAAAAAGGGGCCTGATTTTCACCCTTTTCACCCTGCTGGCCATTCTGATTGCATGTCTCGGTTTATTCGGTCTTGCCTCATACATGGTAGAACAGCGTACTAAAGAAATCGGTATCAGAAAAGTCTTTGGTGCCGGTGAAGGAAAGATCTTGCAGCTCATATCACGCGACTTCCTGTACCTGGTCATAGCAGGAATTGTAATTGCCGTTCCTGTTGCAATGTATATAATGAATAAATGGCTTGAAAATTATATATACAGAATTCATATAGGAGTACTGTTAATAGTGCTGGCTACCTCGCTGACAATAGTAATTACATTCCTTACAATAGGGTATAAGGCTTACCAGGCTGCAATAATGAACCCGGCCAGTTCGATTAAGACTGAATAA